TTACATTTTTTCCCGATGATTTGTGAATTTGTTTTTTACTCAAGAATGACAAATATCAAGATGTTCTTGGACACTTTCAGAAAGATTTTGAAGACTGGGGTGTCCGCGAAGAATTTGGGTAAGTTTTAACCTAGAACCCTAATTCATCTCACATTGGCctgcaaaataattaattttttggtCTAATAATATTGAGGAACAAAACTATAGGGGCGGAATTTGGTGGTTATGGATCAAGATCCAGATGCTGATTGTGTTAACCCTGAAGAATAGGTAGTGATAATTCATCTATTGTTctatttggtttaaattgtagtAAATCACTTGTTTTGCTCATCACTTGCTGATGGGAAAGTTTCGATGATTAATTTGCCGCGTTTTAAGATTAGTGGTAGTTTGAGTCCTTCTGTTGCGAATTTAGGTTCTTTGGTTGATATTAGATTGGAGGGTAATCATATAAATGGTGTTGTGCCTAGTAATTGGACTAGTTTGATGAATCTGAAGTTGTTGGATCTGAGTGATAATGATATTTCTCCTCCTTTGCCGGTTTTTAGAAATGGGTTGAAACCTATGGTTGATGGGAATTCTTTGTTGAATGGTGGTGGAGCGAAAGGTCCTTCCTCTGGGAAAAACAGTACGTCGGGTGGATCGGGGAGTACGAGTGATGATACGAAGGGAGGGTCGGATTCAAGTTCGAGTGATTCGGTTGAAACGAAGAAATCCAAAAGGAAAAACGTGGTTTTGATTGTAGCTCCCATTGCTGGTGTTGCGGCTGCTGCTTTTCTGTTGATTCCGCTTTACGCGTATTGTTCGGATTGGTAAAACTCGCACCTAATGGCGAAAAATCTGTAGTGACTAAACTTGCTGGGACTTTTGGATACTTGGCTCCTGAATATGCAGGTGATTATTTTTTTCAGGTTTTTTTATACATTTCAAGAAAACCGATAAATTTTATTACTAATCCTCagtttttttgttatatatatattcaGTGACAGGAAAAATCACAACCAAAGTAGATGTTTTCAGTTTCGGAGTCGTGTTAATGGAGCTGTTGTCTGGATTGATGGCACTCGACGAGGATAGACCCGAGGAAAGCCAATACTTAGCAGCATGGTTCTGGAATATAAAATCCGATAAGAATAAACTAATGGCTGCAATTGACCCAACTCTCGAAATAACCGACGAAACATTCGAGAGCGTCTCAATTATCGCAGAGCTAGCCGGCCACTGCACAGCTAGAGAATCAAACCAAAGGCCAGAAATGGGCCATGCTGTCAACGTCCTCGCACCACTCGTTGAAAAATGGAAACCGTTTGACGACGACCCCGACGAGTATTCCGGCATTGACTATAGTCTTCCACTTAACCAAATGGTGAAGGGTTGGCAGGAGGCGGAAGGAAAAGACACAAGTTATATGGACTTAGAAGACAGTAAGAGTAGTATCCCCGCGAGACCTACTGGATTTGCGGATTCTTTTACTTCGGCGGATGGCCGGTGAAACAAATGGTTGCTTGTCGCTTTGTTGAATgttgctattttatttatttagtttttttttaatcttttcttAGGTGTAGATAGCATGCTATGATGCTCTTTCTGTCTAAAAAAATGCTAAGGCAAAATGTGAGAATGTTTGTAATTTCTACTATGTGATACATTGAAGTGTTAATGGTTGTAGATAGTGGAGAAACAATCAATGAGAATGCTTGTAATTTGTTCATTCATTTATAAGTGTTTCAATGTTTTGTTGGTGAATGCACAACATACTGCATTGTAAATGTCATTTCTGCATTTATAAGGTTCATGAAAATGTTGTCTTGTTGGTGAATGAACTAGGTCCCCAAGTATACAGTTACAATGTCACATCTGTGTGCTGGAAAATAGAggcaacaaaaattatatttgttatattattattattattattattattattattattattattattattattattattattattattattattattattattattattattattatagattaTAGAATTGGGTCCAAATCGGTGAGTGTGTAAAAGTATTTAATAGAAATGACCAATccttaaaatacaataaattgaAGGCTCGTGCTTAGCTGTTGGtggttcaaaataaaaaaattagatacattgaataTCAATTATTTCATTGGTTTTACTAAGAAAAAAGTTATTTAAACACTTAAGTTTTATACATtatgtttgaaaaatattttttagattcgTATTCTGTTTTGTTTGATTACCAAAATATCTTGAATACTAGTATTAAACATCATTATACTCACTGAAAAATATCACAGTTTTTCCGTATTTGAAAAAAAACACACTTTttcttataattaaattaaaattaaaataatattaatctaaaaattaaatactatatgTTTTTTTGACCGAATTAAATACTATCTTAAATAGAAATTAACAATTATTTATTGTAATCTTATTATGAGTGAATTAATATGtttaaaaacatataaatataataaattgatttaaaatattattaataaatatgtaaaaaaaaaaagcgaAATATATTTGTAAGAGAAATAGGTGgaattaattattgttaataacataataaatataggtcaaattatttcttatttatttatttaatagtaataaatatatgtctcatatttaattatgtttatttaattatgtttatGACCACAAATATTTGACATGTATTTAATTACTAATTAAAGGCTgcagaaaaaaaataagaatgaagAAGTACAGTggtagaaaatgaagaagaaaagagaagatgTGAGAGATGGAGAGAGAGGAGAATGTGTAAGGGAGGGTAGTGATATTGTGTGTGATAGTGCATTGGTTGATAGTGTAGACACCTAACCTAATCCTAATCTAATGGTCCTTATTCATTTGagcccaaaaaaaaaataaaaaattagtctCTCACATGAGAGACCTATGAAGGTCTCCCACCTTAGACGGCGCCATAAGAGTGAGCCTTTCTTGATTTTAAATAGTATAATTGTTCgttatatttttattcaaatgtgacaatttaaaaaaatatattaatatgttatactttgaaagaaaatttttatttttaatattcaaatcaaaatattaataggTTCGGTTATTTATTGGCCGAACAACTTATTAAATTGattcttttttagtttttaaGTCAGGCTTCCTGTCAACCGACTTAATAAGTCCGGTtgtaatttaaaatttgaaaaattatttgaaattatacACTTGTTAAGTCATGTCTTCTTTTAACCGACTTAATTAGTATTATCgctatttaaaatttgaaaaattatttgaaattatacACTTGTTAAGTCACGTATCCTATTAACCAACTTAATAAATCGTTCGGCCAGTGAATGACCAAACTTACACATAAAAATAATTTCTTTCATTGGTCCATCTCAACTCTCATGGATAGTCGGGTTTATTTTAAAAGCATGACATTCTGGAATTTTTTTTCAAAGTGTGATATATTAGTATTCTtttcttcatatatatatatatatatatatatatatatatataaagagaaatcaatccagttcattaaaatcaacaaaatcaagatTCAATGGtcatgattcattgttctcatttcacataataactaagtattctcacttgagtcgtctcatatatatatatatatatatatatatatatatatatatatatatatatatatatatatatatatatatatatatatatatatatccgcaAATTAACCAATCTATTTAGCATGTTGTTCGCACGAAttttaaactatttatttttattcatttaaattttgcCTCGTGTGAGTTTGATCATTTAGATTTATACTATGACATATATGCTGGTTAAATTTACGGATTTACAGTTTCATTCATATATTGtttaaagtttatttttaaaattaactacaCTTTTATTCTATAATTTGTTCAAGATAaaacttatttataaaataaatataattatcaaCCACATAAATACTacaaataattgatttaaaatatagattaaaattattttaaaatatgatttatTATCAACCACATAAAtactataaattttaattaaaaatgattaacaatatgattttttttattttcttaaggcTTGCAGGTTATTTATGGAGTAAAGCGGGCCAGACTCACCGGACTCAGGTCAACACATCATAACCTGTGATAGAAAATTTTCCTTATGCCACTTATCTTTATACGCCTATAATTTTTAAGAAATGGCAAATTTATCCTTGCATGTTTTTAACTAATTTACCATTTTAGTTTTTACTATTCATTTTAGACTTCTGAAAATTGTACCCCCTAAGTATCTATACCGGAAGACTTAGAAAATGACTTTTGATATGTATTTTTTCTGAACCGAAACACTTTAAATAAGATATCCGATTTTGTAGTTAAATGACTTCCGAAATACTTGCAAAAAGAGTTTTGATTTTGGATGAAAATTTTTAATTGACCAAAACACTTGACAAATGTGTTATGGTTTTTAAGTTTTTGTGTACAGGAACTTTTTTTGCAAGTCATCCGATTTATGCTTTTTGTGTACCATAACACTTTTCtgtttgcattttttaattttttttttacatttattttatGTCAGGGATGGAAATTCCTCTACGAATATGCGATAAAAATCAAACATGTGTAGATACATCTTATGCATTCTCAACTGTTCAAAGATTCGATAAAGGAGAAGAGGTGATAAGGTGGATTAAAGAGGTtggaataaaaaataaagtaattgTTATTATCACTCTTTCAGACACCGAAACAGGAAAGAGAGGGAGAAGTAACAAAGTAATATTTGGTTGTGTAAAGGTGGAAAATACATGGATACAAATAGTGGAACACAAAGTGCGACTAAGAAATATGGATGTCCATTCAAAATCAGGTCGACTCTAGCGAAAGACGGGTCTAGATGGAAGGTTTATGCAAATTGTGGGTCATCTTCGTCAACACCAACATGTCGGAGATAACGATGAAGCAAGGTGGAAACATGAGCCCACCTCGAATCATATGGTCCTTCTTTATAAGCAGGAACTAGCACCTCTCTTGGCATATTACGTGTGGGAGGTACCAACCAAGGATGTACACATGATAATATCACTCTAAGTATCCAATATTTGTCTCATATGGAGTGGTGGCCAATGTTGTCGGGTGGATCACATCAACAACGCTTTAATGGTAACCAATTTACTCAACATCAATATCATCAGCCATCATATAGTCAGGAGGTGGGGTGGAACATACTGCCTGTATCCAAACTAACATATACACGTGCTAGACAAATATGGAACAACTGTGTCACCCCACTTCAGACACCCCTGTACAGACATATCTTGTCAAATTGGTGTCATACTCTATAATCCTCGAATGGGCGCCTTATGATGTTAGTAGGGGTCAACTTGTCCAAAATATGTCTCAACTCATCCACCCTGAGTACTCATTGCCTGTACGACCATATCATACTCTAGGATGTCTAAAATTATCAACTAATTTCCAATTCTCTTCTTTTTTTGAAGCGTTGGAAAATACTCATGGATCCAACACTATTACAAAATTATTACTTTTaataaacaaatttaataaaaataaatatactaaattaaaataaatatctgtAGTAGAGTACGATATCCATCGAACTGTTTGCAACTAAACATGATGCATCTCCAATATATCTGTAGAGGGTAACCAACGCAACTGCTCCCCAACTGTTAGCCTTACATTTATTCAAGTCCGTAAATAATAATAGATATCGTGTCTCGACAAGCGTATAAGTTTTGTCGGCAAAAATGGTGGAACCCACCAACATCAGCATATACACTTTAGTCGCACAATCCCATCTAGAAGCAGCTCGATGAACTTTGAACAAGTTGTATAACCACTTCTAAGAAGTTAACAACAAggtcagcaacaacttcttcacTAACAAGTTCTGGGCTCCAAAACACGCCCCTAATATATATGGGACATATCAAATGAGAAGTTTGGCTATAATGAGaattgagaacttttaataataactattGGATTTGAATTCTCAAATTTACCTcatattttaaatacatattacataaatatcctgttcacttaaacattaattaaatattttaaaatatgaggtaaatctgagccattaattcaaatccaatggttattattaaaagttctcagtttatatatatatatatatatatatatatatatatatatatatatatatatatatatatatatatatagagagagagagagagagagagagagaggagggttatatttactccaagagtaagttattataacctactccacatcttgaccatcaATTCTTTTcgatctaatggttaaaaataataaggaatagttttctctctccacatttaattacttattatttttaaccattagattgaaaataataaatggtcaagatgtggagtaagttataataacttactctttgagtaaatataaccctcattatatatatatatatatatatatatatatatatatatatatatatatatatatatatatatataaataaatatatatatatatatatatatatatatatatatatatatagagagagagagagagagagagagagagagagagagagaattaatTGACACCAAGTGTAGGTCTCAAAGTTTTACACCAAATCTCAATCATTAACAATATTGAATCAAACGGTtatattgaattaaattaaaaaattaaaaaatattatatgattcTTTTTCCTCCTAAAAAATAGGCTACTTATATGATCGTTTGATTTTGTCCTATTAACGATTGAGATTTGATGTAAAACTTGTAGACTTACAACTGGTGTCAGGTGTCAAACATAGTAACATGACACCTTCGATAACTCTTCACCCCATGTTCGTATACTAAAATTCATCGTTAGATTGAAAAccattatcatatagatcatgtctataaaatttaacatcaataggAAATCATCTTACATGTcaacaagatgcacaaaaactaTAAAGTCTTACAAAACTTCATGAAAATCAttaattttgatcattctctttaacctatcaaataattttttattgatgtgAAATTTTAAAGAtgtgatctatatgataatagcTTTCAACTCAACGATGAATTTTATTATACGGACATGGGGTGAAAAGTTATCAGAGGTGCCATGTTACTAAGTTTGAcactttggtgtcatttgatttTGTCTTGTATAAGATCAAATGTCACCAatatgtcaaagtttaatttgacacaaaATTTCAACCGTTAATAATACTTGATCAAACGATCAtataaataatctattttttagagagaaaatttttatttaatttaatatcatcGTTAA
The Vicia villosa cultivar HV-30 ecotype Madison, WI linkage group LG6, Vvil1.0, whole genome shotgun sequence genome window above contains:
- the LOC131612382 gene encoding receptor-like kinase TMK3 translates to MELLSGLMALDEDRPEESQYLAAWFWNIKSDKNKLMAAIDPTLEITDETFESVSIIAELAGHCTARESNQRPEMGHAVNVLAPLVEKWKPFDDDPDEYSGIDYSLPLNQMVKGWQEAEGKDTSYMDLEDSKSSIPARPTGFADSFTSADGR